In the Quercus lobata isolate SW786 chromosome 5, ValleyOak3.0 Primary Assembly, whole genome shotgun sequence genome, one interval contains:
- the LOC115991636 gene encoding disease resistance protein RPP4-like isoform X1: MDSNSLSLPSSSTSSTSKWKYDVFLSFRGEETRYKFTDHLYIALVQKGIVTFRDDEKLKRGKSISSELLQAIEESRFAIVILSENYATSSWCLDELAKIIECKKELGMTVFPIFHYVDPSDVRKQLGLFKEAFVKHEERFEKKKVETWREALRYVGNLTGFHLKNISPETQEIRSIVRHISHTVRYKFSELNKGLVGIYPQAMELETLLALDQVDDVRFIGVWAMGGMGKTTLVEFVYDKVLEEFDDSCFLSDVREVCERHRLPAVQKTLILKLLKENHLEYDDDHDLSNKIKTRLRHKKILLVLDDVNQLKQLRGLAGDRNWFGLGSRIIITTRNKDLLQNHSLTKSEIYEVKPLKDEDAHHLFCLKAFNRKHIPDEFLELSKEFLNYVDGLPLALEVLGSFLFERSTVEWKSALERLLEGIGGNVIEVFEISFDRLNDCVKEIFLYIACLFNHEKKDYVVEILHSLDLHPDIGLRELIDRSLLKISNNNELWMHNLLGEMGRNKVRQESCDELGKRSILWLYKDIDHVLKTNTGTKNVKAIDIRGAKETSICHEDKEACWRPQGSMLVTLQGWVLSSLSWRGLAFSVTLQGWVQRTLSWQGFTSSKKQKGPLGNPNAFWNTPNLKFLRVRNINLLHVPSQLSNNLRFIEWNDYPSKSLPYFLPNELVQLRLQRSKIVILWEGKKDFEKLKLIDLACSSNLIISPDFTGVPNLEKLDFAVCSNLRQLHPSIGNLKKLILLDLKQCKELRCLPDFTGVPNLEKLVLAGCSNLRQLHSSIGNLKKLILLDLEQCKKLSCLPNKFEMESLEILNLSYCSKVKKVPEFLGDMKRLQELNLECTAITKLPSSVECLTSLNILTLRGCKNLQCLPNTICSLTLIDNLSLYKCSKFHKLPEDLGNIISLKNLTLWGTAIKELPSSVEFLISLRSLNLTDCKNFEFLPSTICSLKSLYEIYLCGCSKFVNLPDNLGNLEGLRMLFLERTAIEMLPSSVGRLTALFALELRDCKNLMCLPNTICSLSISHLNLSGCSKIVYLPKDLGKMKSLRSLHLNGTSIKKLPFSTILIQNLYEVHFRGCQWPSFSFDLMPNLLRFCTHVKILDLSDCHLLAIPNNIGCLYNLGSLNLCGNDFVSLPESISHLFKLSRLLLDGCKRLRSIPNLPPYFNHISVNNCTSLERLPGPKNIFSPDHFSLCFKCINCFKLADNIQSGFNMLQGQSGKLLARRLPSIIPGSEIPSWLKEVKICEEPHSSFVTSRGFQRYANVNRILKTKKVNIQVPFNGCDEWEGILLCLVFVPRERHQYPSQIDVYSIEVDGELQFSNLYSIGGSYRKFESHHLWLLEFSLDRFLYTHKMSRPCGSIDAKGFHQVEMKIATEGMEVEKIGFGLKYEGEFLQGSRNRSEVERIRRQYLLL, from the exons ATGGATTCAAACTCGTTATCTTTACCAAGTTCTTCAACTTCTTCTACCAGCAAATGGAAGTATGACGTGTTTCTCAGTTTCAGAGGTGAGGAAACTCGTTACAAATTCACGGATCATCTATACATAGCTTTAGTACAGAAAGGCATTGTCACTTTTAGGGACGATGAAAAACTTAAGAGAGGAAAATCTATTTCATCAGAACTGCTGCAAGCTATAGAAGAATCGAGATTTGCTATTGTCATTCTCTCAGAAAACTATGCAACTTCATCTTGGTGCTTGGATGAACTTGCAAAGATCATTGAATGCAAGAAAGAACTGGGAATGACAGTTTTCCCTATTTTTCACTATGTGGATCCTTCTGATGTACGGAAACAATTGGGACTTTTTAAGGAAGCCTTTGTTAAACATGAAGAAcgttttgagaagaagaaggtggagaCATGGAGAGAAGCTTTGAGATATGTGGGCAATCTCACCGGATTTCATTTAAAGAATATTAG TCCTGAGACCCAAGAAATACGAAGCATTGTGAGACATATATCACATACAGTTAGATATAAATTCTCTGAACTTAATAAGGGCCTAGTAGGAATATACCCTCAAGCTATGGAATTGGAGACTCTTTTAGCTTTAGATCAAGTTGATGATGTTCGGTTTATAGGGGTTTGGGCAATGGGGGGAATGGGTAAAACAACTCTTGTTGAATTTGTCTATGATAAGGTTTTGGAAGAATTTGACGATTCTTGTTTTCTTTCTGATGTGAGGGAAGTTTGTGAGAGACATCGTTTACCCGCAGTTCAAAAAACCCTTATTCTTAAACTTTTGAAGGAAAACCATTTGGAGTATGATGATGATCATGATCTATCTAACAAAATCAAGACTAGGTTACGTcacaaaaaaattcttcttgttcttgatgatgtaaatcaattaaaacaatTACGAGGGTTGGCTGGAGACCGaaattggtttggtttgggCAGTAGAATTATCATAACAACTAGAAATAAAGATTTGTTGCAGAATCATTCACTAACTAAATCCGAAATATATGAAGTTAAACCATTGAAAGATGAAGATGCACATcatcttttttgtttgaaagctTTTAATAGAAAGCAtattccagatgaatttttagaattgtcaaaggaatttttaaattatgttgaTGGTCTTCCTTTAGCTCTTGAAGTTTTGGGTTCCTTTTTGTTCGAAAGAAGTACTGTTGAATGGAAGAGTGCGTTAGAGAGGCTCTTAGAAGGTATTGGGGGAAATGTTATCGAAGTATTTGAAATAAGCTTTGATAGACTCAATGATTGTgttaaggaaatatttttatatattgcaTGCCTCTTTAATCATGAGAAGAAAGATTATGTAGTAGAAATACTACATAGTCTTGACCTCCACCCAGATATTGGATTGAGGGAACTAATTGATAGATCTCTCTTGAAAATTTCGAATAATAATGAATTGTGGATGCACAATTTGCTAGGAGAAATGGGTAGGAACAAAGTTCGTCAAGAGTCCTGTGATGAGCTTGGGAAGCGTAGTATACTGTGGCTTTATAAGGACATTGATCACGTGTTGAAAACAAATACG ggAACAAAAAATGTTAAAGCCATAGATATCAGGGGAGCCAAGGAAACAAGTATTTGTCATGAAGATAAAGAGGCATGTTGGAGACCGCAAGGGTCTATGTTGGTTACGCTTCAAGGGTGGGTTCTAAGCTCTCTATCGTGGCGAGGGTTAGCTTTTTCGGTTACTCTTCAAGGATGGGTTCAAAGGACTCTATCTTGGCAAGGCTTCACatcatcaaaaaaacaaaaagggccACTTGGGAACCCTAACGCCTTTTGGAATACGCCCAATCTTAAATTTTTGAGAGTTCGTAATATTAATCTTCTACATGTCCCCTCACAACTCTCTAataatttaagatttattgAATGGAATGATTATCCTTCAAAATCGTTGCCTTATTTCCTGCCAAATGAGCTTGTTCAACTTCGTTTGCAGCGGAGCAAAATTGTAATACTTTGGGAAGGAAAGAAG GATTTTGAAAAGTTAAAGCTTATCGATTTGGCTTGCTCATCAAACCTTATTATAAGCCCCGACTTCACTGGAGTCCCAAATCTTGAGAAATTAGATTTTGCAGTGTGTTCAAATTTACGTCAGCTTCACCCATCCATTGGTAATCTAAAAAAGCTTATTCTTCTAGATCTAAAACAGTGCAAAGAACTAAGGTGTCTTCCAGACTTTACTGGGGTGCCAAATCTTGAGAAATTAGTTCTTGCAGGGTGTTCAAATTTACGTCAGCTTCACTCGTCCATCGGGAATCTAAAAAAGCTTATTCTTCTAGACCTAGAACAGTGCAAAAAATTAAGTTGTCTTCCAAACAAGTTTGAAATGGAGTCTCTTGAAATTCTTAATCTTTCCTATTGTTCAAAAGTCAAGAAAGTTCCAGAATTTTTGGGAGACATGAAGCGCTTACAAGAACTTAATTTGGAATGCACGGCCATTACGAAATTACCTTCATCTGTTGAATGTTTGACTAGCCTTAATATTTTGACCTTGAGAGGTTGCAAAAATCTACAGTGTCTTCCCAACACTATTTGTAGTTTGACATTGATTGACAATCTTTCTCTTTATAAATGctcaaaatttcacaaattgcCAGAAGACTTGGGGAATATCATAAGTTTGAAGAATCTTACTTTGTGGGGAACAGCTATAAAGGAACTGCCTTCATCAGTTGAATTTCTGATTAGCCTTCGTTCATTAAATCTAACAGATTgcaaaaattttgagtttcttCCAAGCACCATTTGTAGTTTGAAGTCACTATATGAAATTTATCTTTGTGGATGCTCAAAATTTGTCAACTTGCCAGATAACCTAGGGAATCTCGAAGGTCTCAGAATGctttttttagaaagaacaGCAATAGAAATGTTGCCATCTTCAGTTGGAAGATTGACTGCCCTTTTTGCATTGGAACTAAGAGATTGCAAAAATCTTATGTGTCTTCCTAACACCATTTGTAGTTTGAGTATCAGCCATCTTAATCTTTCTGGATGCTCAAAAATTGTCTACTTACCAAAGGACTTGGGGAAGATGAAAAGTCTGCGGAGTCTTCATTTGAATGGTACATCTATAAAAAAGTTGCCTTTCTCCactattttaattcaaaatctCTATGAAGTACATTTTAGGGGATGTCAATGGCCATCATTTTCATTTGATCTCATGCCTAATTTATTGCGTTTCTGTACACATGTAAAAATTTTGGATCTTAGTGACTGCCATCTTTTGGCAATTCCCAATAATATTGGCTGCTTGTACAATTTAGGGTCATTAAATCTATGTGGAAATGATTTCGTTTCCCTTCCTGAAAGCATCTCTCATCTCTTTAAGCTGAGTAGGCTCCTCTTGGATGGTTGCAAAAGGCTCCGGTCAATACCAAATCTTCCGCCATATTTTAATCATATAAGTGTAAACAATTGTACCTCACTGGAGAGATTGCCAGGACCAAAAAATATCTTCAGCCCAGATCATTTTAGTTTATGTTTCAAGTGTATCAACTGCTTCAAATTGGCTGACAATATTCAAAGCGGCTTTAACATGCTTCAG GGACAAAGTGGTAAACTACTAGCGAGGAGATTACCTTCTATTATTCCTGGAAGTGAAATTCCGTCATGGTTAAAAGAAGTGAAAATATGCGAAGAGCCTCATAGCTCCTTTGTTACTTCTCGGGGTTTCCAAAGATACGCAAATGTGAATcgaattttaaaaacaaaaaaagtgaacaTACAGGTGCCTTTTAATGGGTGCGATGAGTGGGAGGGAATTCTTTTGTGCCTTGTTTTTGTACCCCGCGAGCGTCATCAATACCCATCTCAAATTGACGTTTATTCAATTGAAGTCGATGGAGAGCTACagttttcaaatttatataGTATTGGGGGAAGTTATCGTAAATTTGAATCGCATCACCTTTGGCTGCTCGAATTTTCCCTTGACCGTTTTCTCTATACACATAAGATGTCGCGCCCTTGCGGCTCTATTGATGCGAAGGGATTCCATCAAGTTGAGATGAAAATAGCTACCGAGGGCATGGAAGTGGAGAAAATCGGTTTCGGCTTGAAATACGAGGGAGAATTCTTACAGGGCAGCCGCAACCGCAGTGAAGTTGAAAGAATCCGTCGACAGTATCTGTTACTTTAA
- the LOC115991636 gene encoding TMV resistance protein N-like isoform X2 yields MDSNSLSLPSSSTSSTSKWKYDVFLSFRGEETRYKFTDHLYIALVQKGIVTFRDDEKLKRGKSISSELLQAIEESRFAIVILSENYATSSWCLDELAKIIECKKELGMTVFPIFHYVDPSDVRKQLGLFKEAFVKHEERFEKKKVETWREALRYVGNLTGFHLKNISPETQEIRSIVRHISHTVRYKFSELNKGLVGIYPQAMELETLLALDQVDDVRFIGVWAMGGMGKTTLVEFVYDKVLEEFDDSCFLSDVREVCERHRLPAVQKTLILKLLKENHLEYDDDHDLSNKIKTRLRHKKILLVLDDVNQLKQLRGLAGDRNWFGLGSRIIITTRNKDLLQNHSLTKSEIYEVKPLKDEDAHHLFCLKAFNRKHIPDEFLELSKEFLNYVDGLPLALEVLGSFLFERSTVEWKSALERLLEGIGGNVIEVFEISFDRLNDCVKEIFLYIACLFNHEKKDYVVEILHSLDLHPDIGLRELIDRSLLKISNNNELWMHNLLGEMGRNKVRQESCDELGKRSILWLYKDIDHVLKTNTGTKNVKAIDIRGAKETSICHEDKEACWRPQGSMLVTLQGWVLSSLSWRGLAFSVTLQGWVQRTLSWQGFTSSKKQKGPLGNPNAFWNTPNLKFLRVRNINLLHVPSQLSNNLRFIEWNDYPSKSLPYFLPNELVQLRLQRSKIVILWEGKKDFEKLKLIDLACSSNLIISPDFTGVPNLEKLDFAVCSNLRQLHPSIGNLKKLILLDLKQCKELRCLPDFTGVPNLEKLVLAGCSNLRQLHSSIGNLKKLILLDLEQCKKLSCLPNKFEMESLEILNLSYCSKVKKVPEFLGDMKRLQELNLECTAITKLPSSVECLTSLNILTLRGCKNLQCLPNTICSLTLIDNLSLYKCSKFHKLPEDLGNIISLKNLTLWGTAIKELPSSVEFLISLRSLNLTDCKNFEFLPSTICSLKSLYEIYLCGCSKFVNLPDNLGNLEGLRMLFLERTAIEMLPSSVGRLTALFALELRDCKNLMCLPNTICSLSISHLNLSGCSKIVYLPKDLGKMKSLRSLHLNGSLNLCGNDFVSLPESISHLFKLSRLLLDGCKRLRSIPNLPPYFNHISVNNCTSLERLPGPKNIFSPDHFSLCFKCINCFKLADNIQSGFNMLQGQSGKLLARRLPSIIPGSEIPSWLKEVKICEEPHSSFVTSRGFQRYANVNRILKTKKVNIQVPFNGCDEWEGILLCLVFVPRERHQYPSQIDVYSIEVDGELQFSNLYSIGGSYRKFESHHLWLLEFSLDRFLYTHKMSRPCGSIDAKGFHQVEMKIATEGMEVEKIGFGLKYEGEFLQGSRNRSEVERIRRQYLLL; encoded by the exons ATGGATTCAAACTCGTTATCTTTACCAAGTTCTTCAACTTCTTCTACCAGCAAATGGAAGTATGACGTGTTTCTCAGTTTCAGAGGTGAGGAAACTCGTTACAAATTCACGGATCATCTATACATAGCTTTAGTACAGAAAGGCATTGTCACTTTTAGGGACGATGAAAAACTTAAGAGAGGAAAATCTATTTCATCAGAACTGCTGCAAGCTATAGAAGAATCGAGATTTGCTATTGTCATTCTCTCAGAAAACTATGCAACTTCATCTTGGTGCTTGGATGAACTTGCAAAGATCATTGAATGCAAGAAAGAACTGGGAATGACAGTTTTCCCTATTTTTCACTATGTGGATCCTTCTGATGTACGGAAACAATTGGGACTTTTTAAGGAAGCCTTTGTTAAACATGAAGAAcgttttgagaagaagaaggtggagaCATGGAGAGAAGCTTTGAGATATGTGGGCAATCTCACCGGATTTCATTTAAAGAATATTAG TCCTGAGACCCAAGAAATACGAAGCATTGTGAGACATATATCACATACAGTTAGATATAAATTCTCTGAACTTAATAAGGGCCTAGTAGGAATATACCCTCAAGCTATGGAATTGGAGACTCTTTTAGCTTTAGATCAAGTTGATGATGTTCGGTTTATAGGGGTTTGGGCAATGGGGGGAATGGGTAAAACAACTCTTGTTGAATTTGTCTATGATAAGGTTTTGGAAGAATTTGACGATTCTTGTTTTCTTTCTGATGTGAGGGAAGTTTGTGAGAGACATCGTTTACCCGCAGTTCAAAAAACCCTTATTCTTAAACTTTTGAAGGAAAACCATTTGGAGTATGATGATGATCATGATCTATCTAACAAAATCAAGACTAGGTTACGTcacaaaaaaattcttcttgttcttgatgatgtaaatcaattaaaacaatTACGAGGGTTGGCTGGAGACCGaaattggtttggtttgggCAGTAGAATTATCATAACAACTAGAAATAAAGATTTGTTGCAGAATCATTCACTAACTAAATCCGAAATATATGAAGTTAAACCATTGAAAGATGAAGATGCACATcatcttttttgtttgaaagctTTTAATAGAAAGCAtattccagatgaatttttagaattgtcaaaggaatttttaaattatgttgaTGGTCTTCCTTTAGCTCTTGAAGTTTTGGGTTCCTTTTTGTTCGAAAGAAGTACTGTTGAATGGAAGAGTGCGTTAGAGAGGCTCTTAGAAGGTATTGGGGGAAATGTTATCGAAGTATTTGAAATAAGCTTTGATAGACTCAATGATTGTgttaaggaaatatttttatatattgcaTGCCTCTTTAATCATGAGAAGAAAGATTATGTAGTAGAAATACTACATAGTCTTGACCTCCACCCAGATATTGGATTGAGGGAACTAATTGATAGATCTCTCTTGAAAATTTCGAATAATAATGAATTGTGGATGCACAATTTGCTAGGAGAAATGGGTAGGAACAAAGTTCGTCAAGAGTCCTGTGATGAGCTTGGGAAGCGTAGTATACTGTGGCTTTATAAGGACATTGATCACGTGTTGAAAACAAATACG ggAACAAAAAATGTTAAAGCCATAGATATCAGGGGAGCCAAGGAAACAAGTATTTGTCATGAAGATAAAGAGGCATGTTGGAGACCGCAAGGGTCTATGTTGGTTACGCTTCAAGGGTGGGTTCTAAGCTCTCTATCGTGGCGAGGGTTAGCTTTTTCGGTTACTCTTCAAGGATGGGTTCAAAGGACTCTATCTTGGCAAGGCTTCACatcatcaaaaaaacaaaaagggccACTTGGGAACCCTAACGCCTTTTGGAATACGCCCAATCTTAAATTTTTGAGAGTTCGTAATATTAATCTTCTACATGTCCCCTCACAACTCTCTAataatttaagatttattgAATGGAATGATTATCCTTCAAAATCGTTGCCTTATTTCCTGCCAAATGAGCTTGTTCAACTTCGTTTGCAGCGGAGCAAAATTGTAATACTTTGGGAAGGAAAGAAG GATTTTGAAAAGTTAAAGCTTATCGATTTGGCTTGCTCATCAAACCTTATTATAAGCCCCGACTTCACTGGAGTCCCAAATCTTGAGAAATTAGATTTTGCAGTGTGTTCAAATTTACGTCAGCTTCACCCATCCATTGGTAATCTAAAAAAGCTTATTCTTCTAGATCTAAAACAGTGCAAAGAACTAAGGTGTCTTCCAGACTTTACTGGGGTGCCAAATCTTGAGAAATTAGTTCTTGCAGGGTGTTCAAATTTACGTCAGCTTCACTCGTCCATCGGGAATCTAAAAAAGCTTATTCTTCTAGACCTAGAACAGTGCAAAAAATTAAGTTGTCTTCCAAACAAGTTTGAAATGGAGTCTCTTGAAATTCTTAATCTTTCCTATTGTTCAAAAGTCAAGAAAGTTCCAGAATTTTTGGGAGACATGAAGCGCTTACAAGAACTTAATTTGGAATGCACGGCCATTACGAAATTACCTTCATCTGTTGAATGTTTGACTAGCCTTAATATTTTGACCTTGAGAGGTTGCAAAAATCTACAGTGTCTTCCCAACACTATTTGTAGTTTGACATTGATTGACAATCTTTCTCTTTATAAATGctcaaaatttcacaaattgcCAGAAGACTTGGGGAATATCATAAGTTTGAAGAATCTTACTTTGTGGGGAACAGCTATAAAGGAACTGCCTTCATCAGTTGAATTTCTGATTAGCCTTCGTTCATTAAATCTAACAGATTgcaaaaattttgagtttcttCCAAGCACCATTTGTAGTTTGAAGTCACTATATGAAATTTATCTTTGTGGATGCTCAAAATTTGTCAACTTGCCAGATAACCTAGGGAATCTCGAAGGTCTCAGAATGctttttttagaaagaacaGCAATAGAAATGTTGCCATCTTCAGTTGGAAGATTGACTGCCCTTTTTGCATTGGAACTAAGAGATTGCAAAAATCTTATGTGTCTTCCTAACACCATTTGTAGTTTGAGTATCAGCCATCTTAATCTTTCTGGATGCTCAAAAATTGTCTACTTACCAAAGGACTTGGGGAAGATGAAAAGTCTGCGGAGTCTTCATTTGAATG GGTCATTAAATCTATGTGGAAATGATTTCGTTTCCCTTCCTGAAAGCATCTCTCATCTCTTTAAGCTGAGTAGGCTCCTCTTGGATGGTTGCAAAAGGCTCCGGTCAATACCAAATCTTCCGCCATATTTTAATCATATAAGTGTAAACAATTGTACCTCACTGGAGAGATTGCCAGGACCAAAAAATATCTTCAGCCCAGATCATTTTAGTTTATGTTTCAAGTGTATCAACTGCTTCAAATTGGCTGACAATATTCAAAGCGGCTTTAACATGCTTCAG GGACAAAGTGGTAAACTACTAGCGAGGAGATTACCTTCTATTATTCCTGGAAGTGAAATTCCGTCATGGTTAAAAGAAGTGAAAATATGCGAAGAGCCTCATAGCTCCTTTGTTACTTCTCGGGGTTTCCAAAGATACGCAAATGTGAATcgaattttaaaaacaaaaaaagtgaacaTACAGGTGCCTTTTAATGGGTGCGATGAGTGGGAGGGAATTCTTTTGTGCCTTGTTTTTGTACCCCGCGAGCGTCATCAATACCCATCTCAAATTGACGTTTATTCAATTGAAGTCGATGGAGAGCTACagttttcaaatttatataGTATTGGGGGAAGTTATCGTAAATTTGAATCGCATCACCTTTGGCTGCTCGAATTTTCCCTTGACCGTTTTCTCTATACACATAAGATGTCGCGCCCTTGCGGCTCTATTGATGCGAAGGGATTCCATCAAGTTGAGATGAAAATAGCTACCGAGGGCATGGAAGTGGAGAAAATCGGTTTCGGCTTGAAATACGAGGGAGAATTCTTACAGGGCAGCCGCAACCGCAGTGAAGTTGAAAGAATCCGTCGACAGTATCTGTTACTTTAA